The stretch of DNA ATCAAAGACTGGGCAGCGACTCGAAAGATTTCGTTTTTCATGACGCGTTTAGACTGGGCAGGACGAAAGAGCTCGCAAGCAGCTTGTCGTGAAGCACGGTATGCGTTTTTTGAGCGAATCATGGAAGAAACAGGACGCTCGCGTCTTGTTCTCGCCCATCATCAAGATGATCAAATCGAAACGCTACTAGTTCAGCTCGTTCGAGGAGAGGCGCAAATTGATGGCATTCCCGCCATTCGTCCGTTTGGTGACGGCTGGTTACATCGACCGTTACTACATGAATCGAAGCAAGCATTACTCGATTATGCATGGCAACATGAGGTATCGTGGCGAGAGGATGCATCAAATGCAGAAACGACCTATTTACGAAATCAAATTCGGCATACGATTCTTCCGCCGTTGCGAGACATTCGTCCTGGTTTTGAACAGGCAACAGCAGCTGCAGCACTTGCGCGACAGGAAATCATGCGCGAACAGGCGACATTCGTTTCCATTTACCTCGATCGGTGCAAAGAAGAGAACGGAATTCCGGTAGCACGGATTTTAGAATTGCCGACGGATTTACAACGGCTCGTCTTGCCGACGTTAACGGGTGAAACGTTTTCTTCCGAAACGATTCGTCACTTTGTTACATGGCTTCGGGTGGATAAGGGCTCGGACGAAGTGTATTATGGAAACTGGAGGATGCGACGTGCATATGGCTTTTTGATGCAAGATCGTGTGATGCGGTCAATGAATGACGATTTACCGTTTCAAGTAGGGGAGAATTTGGGAACGTATCATTATGGTGAACAAATGCTTCGCTTCTCAATTGGAACACACGGGATTCCACTGGACGCGATTGCGTTTCCGTTGACGGTACGTCCGCCACGTCCGGGAGATCGGATTCAACTTGCTGTTGGTTCCAAAAAAGTCAGTCGAATTCTGATTGATGCGAAGGTTCCACGTTATCTCCGGGAACAAGTGCCGGTCGTCGTCGATGCAAATGGAGTGACTTTAGCCGTCATTGGACATCGAATTGCAATATTCGGGTCATTTGAACTCCTCGCAAAATCTTATTTAATGATAGAATGGTAATGTAGTGTTTATTATGGAGGAGGAATACCTAGCATGACCTTGATGAACGATATGGAAAAAGTACTGATTTCAGAAGAAGAGATCCAAAATAAAGTGGGCGAACTCGCCGGCGAATTAACAGCGGATTATCACGATCGTTTTCCGTTGCTTGTGTGTGTCTTAAAAGGTGCAATGCCTTTCATGTCCGATCTTGTCAAAAAGATGGATATGCACCTTGAAATGGACTTCATGGACGTTTCGACGTATCACGGTGGGACAACATCAACAGGTGAAGTCAAGATTGAAAAAGATTTGAACACATCAGTAGAAGGACGCGACATCTTGATTGTCGAAGATATCATCGACAGCGGATTGACGCTTGGTTACCTCGTAGACCTCTTCAAGTACCGGAAAGCGAAGTCCGTTAAAATCGTGACATTGCTCGACAAACCGACAGGACGGAAGAATGACTTGCACGCAGATTACAGTGGCTTCGTCATTCCACACGAATTCGTTGTCGGTTATGGTTTGGATTACGAAGAGAAGTACCGTAACCTTCCGTATGTAGGTGTCTTAAAACCTGCAGTCTACGGTGGCTAATTATTTTTAATCTCGTCTGTCCCATGATAAGATGAAACCAATTACAAAGCGCGCCCTGTCGCGCCAGGATTCGTATTCATCCATTAGAAAAACGAGATGGATGCGGAGAGGAGGCATAAGATGAACCGAGCAGTGAAGAATACCCTCGTGTTTGGGGTCATTTTTCTAGCTTTGATCTTGTTTCTGCAATACTTGCAGAGTCCAGTGAACAAAAGCAAAGAAATCAATTACACACAGTTTGTCGAGTCTGTTGAAAAAGGTGAAATCAAGACGGCTACCTTCCAATATGAAGGGCAGACGTATAATGTGACAGGAGATTTGCGTGAAAAAGATTCGACGTATGAGACGGTCGTACCGGCTGTTGATACAGAATTAACGGATCTCTACACGCAACTCAAAAGCCAAGGAGTCAAAATGGACTTTAAGGCAGCAGAAACGAATGGTGGTTGGATCGCGCTGCTAACGACGATCGTTCCATTCATCATCATCTTCATCCTCTTCTTCTTCTTGATTAATCAAGCGCAAGGTGGCGGTGGTGGCGGTCGCGTCATGAACTTCGGTAAATCGAAGGCACGCCTCTATGATACAGAGAAGAAAAAGATTACGTTTGATGATGTAGCCGGTGCAGACGAAGAGAAACAAGAGCTCGTCGAAGTCGTCGAATTCTTGAAAGATCCACGTAAATTCGCAAAACTCGGTGCCCGTATTCCGAAAGGGGTCCTCCTCGTAGGTCCTCCAGGTACAGGTAAAACGTTGCTTGCGCGTGCCGCAGCTGGTGAAGCTGGCGTACCATTCTTCTCGATTTCAGGTTCTGACTTCGTTGAGATGTTCGTTGGTGTCGGGGCATCACGTGTCCGTGACTTGTTCGAAAACGCGAAGAAAAATGCACCATGTATCATCTTCATCGATGAAATCGATGCTGTCGGTCGTCAACGGGGCGCAGGTCTCGGTGGTGGACACGATGAGCGTGAGCAGACATTGAACCAACTTCTCGTTGAGATGGATGGATTCAGTGAAAACGAAGGCATCATCATGATCGCAGCAACGAACCGTGCTGATATTCTTGACCCTGCGTTACTCCGTCCAGGTCGTTTTGACCGTCAAATCACGGTTGACCGTCCAGATGTTGTCGGTCGTGAAGCAGTCTTGAAAGTTCACGCGCGGAATAAACCGCTCGATTCGACAGTTGATTTAAAAGCTATCGCACAACGGACACCTGGATTCTCAGGTGCGGATCTTGAAAACCTTCT from Exiguobacterium sp. BMC-KP encodes:
- the tilS gene encoding tRNA lysidine(34) synthetase TilS, with the translated sequence MEGVPFEPLLVGVSGGCDSMVLVDRLYRDGYDIAIAHVHHGLREASDEEARFIKDWAATRKISFFMTRLDWAGRKSSQAACREARYAFFERIMEETGRSRLVLAHHQDDQIETLLVQLVRGEAQIDGIPAIRPFGDGWLHRPLLHESKQALLDYAWQHEVSWREDASNAETTYLRNQIRHTILPPLRDIRPGFEQATAAAALARQEIMREQATFVSIYLDRCKEENGIPVARILELPTDLQRLVLPTLTGETFSSETIRHFVTWLRVDKGSDEVYYGNWRMRRAYGFLMQDRVMRSMNDDLPFQVGENLGTYHYGEQMLRFSIGTHGIPLDAIAFPLTVRPPRPGDRIQLAVGSKKVSRILIDAKVPRYLREQVPVVVDANGVTLAVIGHRIAIFGSFELLAKSYLMIEW
- the hpt gene encoding hypoxanthine phosphoribosyltransferase, with protein sequence MTLMNDMEKVLISEEEIQNKVGELAGELTADYHDRFPLLVCVLKGAMPFMSDLVKKMDMHLEMDFMDVSTYHGGTTSTGEVKIEKDLNTSVEGRDILIVEDIIDSGLTLGYLVDLFKYRKAKSVKIVTLLDKPTGRKNDLHADYSGFVIPHEFVVGYGLDYEEKYRNLPYVGVLKPAVYGG
- the ftsH gene encoding ATP-dependent zinc metalloprotease FtsH translates to MNRAVKNTLVFGVIFLALILFLQYLQSPVNKSKEINYTQFVESVEKGEIKTATFQYEGQTYNVTGDLREKDSTYETVVPAVDTELTDLYTQLKSQGVKMDFKAAETNGGWIALLTTIVPFIIIFILFFFLINQAQGGGGGGRVMNFGKSKARLYDTEKKKITFDDVAGADEEKQELVEVVEFLKDPRKFAKLGARIPKGVLLVGPPGTGKTLLARAAAGEAGVPFFSISGSDFVEMFVGVGASRVRDLFENAKKNAPCIIFIDEIDAVGRQRGAGLGGGHDEREQTLNQLLVEMDGFSENEGIIMIAATNRADILDPALLRPGRFDRQITVDRPDVVGREAVLKVHARNKPLDSTVDLKAIAQRTPGFSGADLENLLNEAALVAARSDRDKVSIVDLEEAIDRVIAGPAKKSRIISPKEKKIVAWHEAGHTIIGVTLDDADEVHKVTIVPRGNAGGYVVMLPKEDRYFMTKPELEDKITGLLGGRVAEDIVFGEVSTGASNDFQRATGLARKMVMEFGMSEKLGPLQFGSGQSGNVFLGRDFQNEQNYSDAIAHEIDTEIQAIINRCYQKAKDILTEKRDQLDLIATTLLEVETLDQKQIHHLLETGEYKKHEPEATTPKAEEKAPESTDVTVDQPTQSPTQMGSVVDEGKNVDTDTPDTPRRDDQV